In the Streptomyces fradiae ATCC 10745 = DSM 40063 genome, one interval contains:
- a CDS encoding organic hydroperoxide resistance protein, translating into MDALYTAVATANGREGRAVSSDGRIDLPLGFPKALGGNGQGTNPEQLFAAGYAACFASAMGAIGRQEKIDVKDASVTAEVSIGKDTDGGFGLAVVMRVELPDHLQGEAGRELLEKTHAYCPYSKATRGNIDVELVVE; encoded by the coding sequence ATGGACGCGCTCTACACCGCCGTCGCCACCGCCAACGGCCGCGAGGGCCGCGCCGTCAGCTCCGACGGCCGGATAGACCTCCCGCTCGGCTTCCCGAAGGCCCTCGGCGGCAACGGCCAGGGCACGAACCCGGAGCAGCTGTTCGCCGCCGGCTACGCCGCCTGCTTCGCCAGCGCCATGGGCGCGATCGGGCGGCAGGAGAAGATCGACGTCAAGGACGCGTCGGTCACCGCCGAGGTGAGCATCGGCAAGGACACGGACGGCGGCTTCGGCCTCGCGGTCGTGATGCGCGTGGAGCTGCCGGACCACCTCCAGGGCGAGGCGGGCCGCGAGCTGCTGGAGAAGACCCACGCGTACTGCCCCTACTCCAAGGCGACGCGCGGCAACATCGACGTGGAGCTCGTCGTCGAGTGA
- a CDS encoding MarR family winged helix-turn-helix transcriptional regulator, whose translation MHHTEPHAGVRDEDLLRLDQQVCFSLHAATRAFNGVYRVALKELGLTYPQYLVMLVLWEHGELPVKHIGEHLRLDSGTLSPLLKRLEAAGYVERRRSPEDERSVTVRPTESGTALRERALDVPRRMARATGMDLDEARDLRTRLRDLATALDEAARALEAPGDGPGGR comes from the coding sequence ATGCACCACACCGAGCCGCACGCGGGCGTCCGGGACGAGGACCTCCTCCGCCTCGACCAGCAGGTCTGCTTCTCGCTGCACGCCGCGACCCGCGCCTTCAACGGCGTCTACCGCGTCGCCCTCAAGGAGCTGGGCCTCACCTACCCCCAGTACCTGGTGATGCTGGTGCTGTGGGAGCACGGCGAACTGCCCGTGAAGCACATCGGGGAGCACCTGCGCCTGGACTCCGGCACGCTGTCGCCGCTGCTGAAGCGGCTGGAGGCGGCCGGCTACGTGGAGCGCCGCCGCAGCCCGGAGGACGAGCGGTCCGTCACCGTGCGTCCCACGGAGTCCGGCACGGCCCTGCGGGAGCGGGCGCTCGACGTGCCACGCCGGATGGCGCGGGCGACGGGGATGGACCTGGACGAGGCCCGCGACCTGCGCACCCGCCTGCGCGACCTGGCCACCGCCCTGGACGAGGCGGCCCGCGCGCTGGAGGCCCCCGGCGACGGCCCCGGCGGCCGGTAG
- a CDS encoding carboxyl transferase domain-containing protein, protein MAEAAGRLTARAAIALVADAFTEHAPPPAAAGRPDEHDGPLAWEGYGEARARAAERTGESESVVFGEAEVGGVRCALLAFEFGFLGGSLGRRTGDRLCAAYRLARERGVPLVSLVATGGSRMQEGMVALTQLQRVARESVLLREAGVPHVAVLRDPATGGGWATVGAGADVVLALPGAQVGFAGARVRPADADPAAYTAEGQLAAGHVDAVVPPGGLRAVLGRWLTALTRPAPAAVPPPVLPGGGEGLPGSGWEAVTRARDPRRPRAEAYLDACFEERLPLTGDRCGGTDPGMLCGVGLRDGYGVVYAAQCGTATRPAGYRTAARAVRLADRLGLPVLTLVDTPGAANDAEAERAGAGPAIAEMFAAVAGARVPVTTLVVGEGGSGGALALAAPGNTWATRDSYFSVIAPELAAAILKRPPQDAPRTAGQLRLRPQDLVELGVVRGIV, encoded by the coding sequence ATGGCTGAGGCGGCGGGCAGGCTGACGGCCCGCGCGGCGATCGCGCTGGTGGCCGACGCGTTCACGGAGCACGCCCCGCCGCCTGCCGCGGCCGGGCGGCCGGACGAGCACGACGGGCCGCTCGCGTGGGAGGGGTACGGCGAGGCGCGGGCCCGCGCGGCCGAGCGGACCGGCGAGAGCGAGTCCGTCGTGTTCGGCGAGGCCGAGGTGGGGGGCGTGCGGTGCGCGCTGCTGGCGTTCGAGTTCGGCTTCCTCGGCGGCTCGCTGGGCCGGCGCACCGGCGACCGGCTGTGCGCCGCGTACCGGCTGGCGCGCGAGCGCGGGGTGCCGCTGGTGTCCCTGGTGGCGACGGGCGGCAGCCGGATGCAGGAGGGCATGGTCGCGCTGACGCAGCTGCAGCGGGTGGCCCGCGAGTCGGTGCTGCTGCGGGAGGCCGGGGTGCCGCACGTGGCGGTGCTGCGCGACCCGGCGACCGGGGGCGGCTGGGCGACGGTCGGGGCGGGCGCGGACGTGGTCCTGGCGCTGCCGGGCGCGCAGGTCGGCTTCGCCGGGGCGCGGGTGCGGCCCGCGGACGCGGACCCGGCGGCGTACACGGCGGAGGGCCAGCTCGCGGCGGGGCACGTGGACGCGGTGGTCCCGCCCGGCGGGCTGCGGGCCGTACTGGGCCGGTGGCTGACGGCGCTGACGCGGCCCGCGCCCGCGGCGGTGCCCCCGCCGGTCCTGCCGGGCGGCGGCGAGGGGCTGCCGGGCAGCGGGTGGGAGGCGGTGACGCGGGCGAGGGACCCGCGGCGCCCGCGCGCGGAGGCGTACCTGGACGCCTGCTTCGAGGAGCGGCTCCCGCTGACCGGTGACCGGTGCGGCGGCACCGACCCCGGCATGCTGTGCGGGGTCGGGCTGCGCGACGGGTACGGCGTCGTGTACGCGGCGCAGTGCGGCACGGCGACGCGGCCCGCCGGGTACCGCACGGCGGCGCGGGCGGTGCGGCTCGCGGACCGGCTGGGCCTGCCGGTGCTGACCCTGGTGGACACGCCCGGCGCGGCGAACGACGCGGAGGCGGAGCGGGCCGGCGCGGGGCCCGCCATCGCGGAGATGTTCGCCGCGGTGGCCGGGGCGCGGGTGCCGGTGACGACGCTGGTCGTCGGGGAGGGCGGCTCGGGCGGCGCGCTGGCGCTGGCGGCGCCGGGCAACACCTGGGCGACGCGTGACAGCTACTTCTCGGTGATCGCCCCCGAGCTGGCGGCGGCGATACTGAAGCGCCCGCCGCAGGACGCCCCGCGCACGGCGGGGCAGCTGCGGCTGCGTCCGCAGGACCTGGTGGAGCTGGGGGTCGTGCGCGGCATCGTGTGA